From a single Gaiellales bacterium genomic region:
- a CDS encoding branched-chain amino acid ABC transporter permease, with amino-acid sequence MHLVVQAIILGLLTGGVYALMASGLTLAFGVMRVINVAQGAMIVAGAYVSYTLFTDFNIDPFVSIVLMAPAAFAVGVLLQLVFLRPLRSDEREELSLLVTWAIALGIEGVLSVIYTTTYRATLPGYVNDSLTIAGYRIAVVRLVAFGISGAILLLLYLVLHRTRLGRSIRATVQNPTAARLLGVDAERVSAYGFGLSVATATAAGAVFGMVEPFNPGSHYDLISRLLTIVVLGGLGSLTGAVVAALLMGVSEAVLAATISPTWSSLVFFVILIAVLVVRPQGLMGATERGRL; translated from the coding sequence TTGCACCTCGTCGTCCAGGCGATCATCCTCGGCCTCCTGACCGGCGGCGTGTACGCCCTGATGGCGAGCGGCCTCACCCTGGCGTTCGGCGTCATGCGCGTGATCAACGTCGCCCAGGGGGCGATGATCGTCGCCGGGGCGTACGTCAGCTACACCCTCTTCACCGACTTCAACATCGACCCGTTCGTCTCGATCGTGCTGATGGCGCCGGCCGCGTTCGCGGTCGGCGTCCTCCTCCAGCTGGTGTTCCTGCGGCCGCTGCGCTCGGACGAGCGCGAGGAGCTGTCCCTGCTGGTCACCTGGGCGATCGCGCTCGGGATCGAGGGCGTCCTGAGCGTGATCTACACGACCACCTACCGGGCCACCCTGCCGGGCTACGTGAACGACTCGCTCACCATCGCCGGCTACCGGATCGCGGTGGTGCGGCTGGTGGCGTTCGGCATCTCCGGCGCGATCCTGCTCCTCCTCTACCTCGTGCTCCACCGCACCCGGCTGGGGCGGTCGATCCGGGCGACCGTGCAGAACCCGACCGCGGCGCGGCTGCTCGGGGTCGACGCCGAGCGGGTGTCGGCCTACGGGTTCGGCCTGAGCGTCGCCACGGCGACCGCCGCGGGCGCGGTGTTCGGCATGGTCGAGCCCTTCAACCCGGGCAGCCACTACGACCTGATCTCCCGCCTGCTCACGATCGTCGTCCTCGGCGGCCTCGGCAGCCTCACGGGGGCCGTCGTCGCCGCGCTCCTGATGGGCGTCTCGGAGGCGGTGCTGGCGGCGACGATCTCGCCGACCTGGTCGTCGCTCGTGTTCTTCGTGATCCTGATCGCCGTCCTGGTGGTGCGGCCCCAGGGCCTCATGGGCGCCACGGAGCGGGGCCGGCTGTGA